A section of the Labeo rohita strain BAU-BD-2019 unplaced genomic scaffold, IGBB_LRoh.1.0 scaffold_540, whole genome shotgun sequence genome encodes:
- the LOC127161093 gene encoding butyrophilin-like protein 10 isoform X1, with amino-acid sequence MKFICLTLLIISGITYSRSDQYEVVGPADRVFAVAGEDVILPCSVKPNISVVDMRVEWTRPDQKDSLVHLYEDYEDRNTDQIESYRGRTKLNHQELQRGNTSLKLSSVRVSDEGRYKCFIQSKSWYNDVTFDVSVEAVGRPPVITVDGFDDSGGLHLQCESEGWNPEPDLEWLNSEGVSLTSETTETHRNTDGFRVKHTVTVYERDSIIHCRVKLRYHMLETMITSSNKRFNPLRTSVILISAVVVLIGIAGMLIAAFVHKNKELDHLKNENRGMKQEHNRLQKEQSEIKQEHDRLQKEQSEIKQEHDRLQKEKSEIKQECDQLQNKMAINGK; translated from the exons ATGAAGTTTATTTGTTTGACCCTCCTGATTATTAGTGGAATTACTTACTCAAGATCAG acCAGTATGAAGTCGTGGGACCTGCAGATCGTGTATTTGCTGTAGCTGGTGAAGATGTGATTCTGCCCTGTTCAGTCAAACCCAACATCAGTGTTGTGGACATGAGAGTGGAGTGGACTAGACCAGATCAGAAAGACTCACTAGTGCATCTCTATGAGGATTAtgaagacagaaacacagaTCAGATTGAGTCCTACAGAGGGAGAACAAAACTGAATCATCAAGAACTACAGAGAGGAAACACATCACTCAAACTCTCATCAGTCCGAGTCTCTGATGAAGGACGTTATAAGTGTTTTATTCAGTCCAAATCCTGGTATAATGATGTTACTTTTGATGTTAGTGTTGAAG CTGTAGGACGTCCTCCAGTGATCACTGTAGATGGATTTGATGATTCAGGAGGGCTTCATCTACAGTGTGAATCTGAAGGTTGGAATCCTGAACCTGATCTTGAGTGGCTGAACAGTGAAGGAGTCAGTTTGACTTCAGAAaccacagagacacacagaaacacTGATGGATTCAGGGTGAAACACACCGTCACTGTATATGAGAGAGACAGCATAATTCACTGCAGAGTCAAACTGAGATATCACATGCTGGAGACAATGATTACAAGCTCAA ATAAAAGGTTTAATCCTTTGAGGACATCAGTCATCTTGATTTCAGCTGTTGTTGTACTCATTGGGATTGCTGGAATGCTGATAGCTGCATTTGTTCATAAAAACAAAG AGCTTGATCACCTAAAGAATGAGAACAGGGGAATGAAACAag AACATAATCGACTACAGAAGGAGCAgagtgaaataaaacaag AACATGATCGACTACAGAAGGAGCAgagtgaaataaaacaag AGCATGATCGACTACAGAAGGAGAAgagtgaaataaaacaag aatgcgATCAACTACAGAATAAGATGGCGATAAATGGCAAATGA
- the LOC127161093 gene encoding butyrophilin-like protein 2 isoform X2 yields MKFICLTLLIISGITYSRSDQYEVVGPADRVFAVAGEDVILPCSVKPNISVVDMRVEWTRPDQKDSLVHLYEDYEDRNTDQIESYRGRTKLNHQELQRGNTSLKLSSVRVSDEGRYKCFIQSKSWYNDVTFDVSVEAVGRPPVITVDGFDDSGGLHLQCESEGWNPEPDLEWLNSEGVSLTSETTETHRNTDGFRVKHTVTVYERDSIIHCRVKLRYHMLETMITSSNKRFNPLRTSVILISAVVVLIGIAGMLIAAFVHKNKELDHLKNENRGMKQEHNRLQKEQSEIKQEHDRLQKEKSEIKQECDQLQNKMAINGK; encoded by the exons ATGAAGTTTATTTGTTTGACCCTCCTGATTATTAGTGGAATTACTTACTCAAGATCAG acCAGTATGAAGTCGTGGGACCTGCAGATCGTGTATTTGCTGTAGCTGGTGAAGATGTGATTCTGCCCTGTTCAGTCAAACCCAACATCAGTGTTGTGGACATGAGAGTGGAGTGGACTAGACCAGATCAGAAAGACTCACTAGTGCATCTCTATGAGGATTAtgaagacagaaacacagaTCAGATTGAGTCCTACAGAGGGAGAACAAAACTGAATCATCAAGAACTACAGAGAGGAAACACATCACTCAAACTCTCATCAGTCCGAGTCTCTGATGAAGGACGTTATAAGTGTTTTATTCAGTCCAAATCCTGGTATAATGATGTTACTTTTGATGTTAGTGTTGAAG CTGTAGGACGTCCTCCAGTGATCACTGTAGATGGATTTGATGATTCAGGAGGGCTTCATCTACAGTGTGAATCTGAAGGTTGGAATCCTGAACCTGATCTTGAGTGGCTGAACAGTGAAGGAGTCAGTTTGACTTCAGAAaccacagagacacacagaaacacTGATGGATTCAGGGTGAAACACACCGTCACTGTATATGAGAGAGACAGCATAATTCACTGCAGAGTCAAACTGAGATATCACATGCTGGAGACAATGATTACAAGCTCAA ATAAAAGGTTTAATCCTTTGAGGACATCAGTCATCTTGATTTCAGCTGTTGTTGTACTCATTGGGATTGCTGGAATGCTGATAGCTGCATTTGTTCATAAAAACAAAG AGCTTGATCACCTAAAGAATGAGAACAGGGGAATGAAACAag AACATAATCGACTACAGAAGGAGCAgagtgaaataaaacaag AGCATGATCGACTACAGAAGGAGAAgagtgaaataaaacaag aatgcgATCAACTACAGAATAAGATGGCGATAAATGGCAAATGA